In Micromonospora sp. WMMA1363, a genomic segment contains:
- a CDS encoding carotenoid biosynthesis protein: MTRPVLSAPPARVTRPAWALLAVLVLAQICYPLTAGETRARLTIATVLLGCLLSVSHALLSRGPRTAVALVVVATGGGLAIEALGVATGFPFGSYDYSGQLGPKLVGVPLVIPLAWTWMAWPAWLAAVRLTGGAGGGPTRTAGGASRVGAAARRIALAALGLATWDLFLDPQMVAEGHWVWRDATPALPGLAGIPASNYLGWLLFAVLMMSALRPLAGSAVVATDGRDDPMLALYLWTYASSVLAHAVFLDLPASALWGAAGMAVTAVPLAVTLLRDRRRPGPAVRRPRPRVDAQA, encoded by the coding sequence GTGACCCGTCCCGTCCTCTCCGCACCGCCGGCCCGCGTGACCCGCCCGGCCTGGGCGTTGCTGGCCGTGCTGGTGCTGGCGCAGATCTGCTACCCGCTGACCGCCGGGGAGACCCGGGCCCGGCTCACCATCGCCACGGTGTTGCTCGGCTGCCTACTCTCGGTCAGCCACGCGTTGCTCAGCCGCGGCCCGCGGACGGCGGTGGCGTTGGTGGTGGTGGCCACCGGCGGCGGCCTCGCCATCGAGGCGCTCGGTGTGGCCACCGGCTTCCCGTTCGGCAGCTACGACTACTCCGGCCAGCTCGGCCCGAAACTGGTCGGGGTGCCGCTGGTCATCCCGCTCGCCTGGACCTGGATGGCCTGGCCGGCCTGGCTGGCGGCGGTCCGGCTCACCGGTGGGGCCGGCGGCGGGCCGACCCGCACGGCCGGCGGCGCCTCCCGGGTCGGGGCGGCGGCCCGGCGGATCGCGTTGGCGGCGCTCGGGCTGGCCACCTGGGACCTTTTCCTCGACCCGCAGATGGTCGCCGAGGGCCACTGGGTCTGGCGGGACGCCACCCCCGCGCTGCCCGGCCTGGCCGGCATCCCGGCCAGCAACTACCTGGGCTGGCTGCTCTTCGCGGTGCTGATGATGAGCGCCCTACGTCCACTGGCCGGGTCGGCCGTCGTCGCCACCGACGGCCGCGACGACCCGATGCTCGCGCTCTACCTGTGGACGTACGCATCCAGTGTGCTGGCCCACGCCGTCTTCCTCGATCTGCCCGCCTCTGCGCTGTGGGGCGCTGCCGGCATGGCGGTGACCGCCGTGCCGCTGGCGGTGACGCTGCTGCGCGACCGACGTCGGCCGGGCCCGGCCGTCCGGCGCCCCCGACCCCGCG